One genomic region from Parcubacteria group bacterium encodes:
- a CDS encoding N-6 DNA methylase, translating into MNDLDKNLSILKDLHSEEDVKAKLIIPYFKKLGYRDEQIFLNVPIKAFLGRQSKTVYADLVIKEGSNPIIIVEVKKPGVQLDEIHKEQAISYARQSEKVVPIAVVTNGISHKIYDVKTKQQIPEIPKKSELLSFLATIKISKEEIEEAGRFIIEGYENVQEIKAALNKCHDIIRSNDGLDPISSFDEVNKLIFAKIQEEKRSNNRFTKEFIKDNPEVEINRIFQDANAAFRTNRIFSDDERIKLNPATIVAIVGILEQKAISQTKDDIIGLAYESFLPSIFRGERLGQFFTPDRIKEFMIEILDPKVGNLIIDPAFGSGGFLVLSYKRLLEGIKGGNWNQNKKDEEKLKLSSEYLYGVEINPRLEIACKTNMYLHGDGRTKIYRGDGLLDISDIEEGKFDIVVTNPPFGAKVDQEEILNKFELGVRRNKQQSEVLFLERCVRLAKPETGRVGIVLPESVLMNTTFQPVRDWMDQNVTIDAIFKMPSYAFSPSGATGIQTSLVFMTRKKPKTFDYKIFMGNVTKISFDTNNRPDADYFPNAAWYYREFKAKNKEMFDDENYYIIKRNDGELLSVNFYKPKYLKLLKKIKKEKYLKLEDILKKDKYSIVDGPFGTQLHVSDYKTEGIPVLRVKNIGINEFINEDLVYISKDKHKELIRSRVQKDDIIIAKTGATFGKACLFPDNLFPEANITASCCKISVDPNKANPYFIAELINSPVVHSQLERYSEKAAQPGFNMIELRKVIIPDIPLKRQDKIAGSIRERKKLIIELELKINSESSLIKEELDNL; encoded by the coding sequence GTGAATGACTTAGATAAAAACCTGTCAATCTTAAAAGATTTACATTCCGAAGAGGATGTTAAGGCAAAATTAATCATTCCTTATTTCAAAAAGCTCGGCTACAGGGATGAACAGATCTTTTTGAACGTGCCAATTAAGGCGTTTTTAGGACGGCAATCAAAGACTGTCTATGCCGACTTGGTTATCAAGGAAGGTTCAAATCCCATCATCATTGTTGAGGTTAAAAAGCCGGGCGTTCAACTTGATGAGATTCACAAAGAACAAGCAATATCTTACGCTCGACAATCAGAAAAAGTTGTTCCGATTGCCGTTGTTACGAATGGTATCTCACACAAAATTTATGATGTAAAAACAAAACAACAAATTCCTGAGATACCAAAAAAGAGCGAGCTACTCAGTTTTCTTGCAACAATCAAGATCAGCAAGGAAGAAATTGAGGAGGCTGGAAGATTTATTATCGAGGGCTACGAAAATGTTCAAGAGATAAAAGCGGCATTGAATAAATGCCACGACATTATTAGAAGTAATGATGGCCTTGACCCAATTAGTAGTTTTGACGAAGTTAATAAACTTATTTTTGCGAAAATTCAAGAAGAGAAACGGAGCAACAATCGTTTTACAAAAGAATTCATCAAAGATAATCCCGAAGTTGAAATAAACCGAATTTTCCAAGATGCAAACGCCGCTTTTAGGACCAATAGAATTTTTAGTGACGATGAAAGAATAAAGTTGAATCCTGCCACCATTGTGGCTATTGTCGGCATTCTCGAGCAGAAAGCAATCTCTCAAACTAAGGACGACATTATCGGTCTAGCTTATGAGTCATTCTTACCTTCAATTTTTCGTGGTGAGCGATTAGGACAATTTTTTACTCCTGACAGAATCAAAGAATTCATGATAGAGATACTCGATCCGAAAGTTGGTAATTTGATTATTGATCCAGCTTTTGGTAGCGGTGGTTTTTTAGTGTTGTCGTATAAACGGTTACTTGAAGGCATCAAGGGTGGCAATTGGAATCAGAACAAAAAGGACGAAGAAAAACTCAAGCTATCTTCCGAGTATCTGTATGGTGTTGAAATAAATCCTCGACTCGAAATTGCGTGTAAAACAAATATGTATTTGCACGGCGATGGAAGAACAAAAATTTATCGTGGCGATGGATTACTGGACATCAGCGATATAGAAGAAGGTAAATTTGATATTGTCGTCACAAATCCACCTTTTGGCGCAAAAGTAGATCAGGAAGAAATCTTGAATAAGTTTGAATTGGGCGTCAGGCGGAATAAACAGCAATCTGAAGTTTTATTCCTAGAGCGTTGTGTGCGATTGGCTAAGCCGGAAACGGGTCGGGTGGGAATAGTTTTACCGGAAAGCGTTTTGATGAATACTACTTTTCAACCAGTGAGAGATTGGATGGATCAAAATGTGACAATTGATGCAATTTTCAAAATGCCAAGCTACGCCTTTAGTCCGTCTGGTGCGACGGGGATCCAAACCAGCTTAGTCTTTATGACGAGAAAAAAGCCTAAGACTTTCGATTATAAGATTTTCATGGGTAATGTTACCAAAATTAGCTTTGACACAAATAATCGCCCTGACGCCGATTATTTTCCAAACGCCGCTTGGTATTATCGAGAGTTTAAGGCAAAGAATAAAGAAATGTTTGATGATGAAAATTATTATATTATCAAAAGAAATGACGGTGAGTTATTGTCGGTAAATTTCTATAAGCCAAAATACCTCAAGTTACTCAAAAAAATCAAAAAAGAAAAATATCTCAAACTGGAAGATATTTTAAAGAAAGATAAATACTCGATTGTAGATGGTCCTTTTGGTACTCAACTTCACGTTTCCGATTACAAGACAGAGGGAATTCCAGTTCTTCGGGTCAAGAATATTGGGATAAATGAGTTTATAAATGAGGACTTAGTTTATATCTCAAAAGACAAACATAAAGAATTGATTAGAAGTAGAGTGCAAAAGGATGACATCATCATAGCTAAAACCGGAGCAACATTTGGTAAGGCATGTTTGTTCCCAGATAATCTTTTTCCAGAAGCGAACATTACCGCCAGTTGTTGCAAGATTAGTGTTGATCCGAATAAAGCAAATCCATACTTTATTGCAGAGTTAATCAACTCCC